A region of the Lycium barbarum isolate Lr01 chromosome 1, ASM1917538v2, whole genome shotgun sequence genome:
tcgtttgtttccatctaaactcaacacaacatcttgagataaaggggttagatctaaaggggttagggggttaaaaccataaacgacttcaaaaggtgacatgccaatagtgctatgaatgactctattgtaagcaaattcaaccaaaggcaattgatcttcccaagatgttaattttcctttaaccatggccctaagcatagaacccaaggtcctattgacaactttggtttggccatcggtttgtgggtgacaagaggtagaaaacaacaatttagtaccaagtcgtccccacaattctttccaaaagtggctaaggaattttggatccctatcgctcacgatggttttgggaataccatgcaactttaccacatgttcaacaaacaaagaggcaacatgaggagcatcatcaactttatgacaagcaatgaaatgagccattttagaaaatcgatcaaccacaacaaagatgctatctttaccccttttggttctaggcaatcccaacacaaaatccatcgaaatatcaatccaaggttgttgaggggtggggagaggggtatacaaaccatggggaaggagtctagacttggcgccgcgacattcaatgcattggccacaaatcttagccacatccctccgcatatgaggccaataaaattgctcctcaagaatccccaaagtcttatcaattccaaaatgtcccatcaatcccccattatgtgcctctctcacaaataactccctccaagagctcatgggcacacatagtcgcttgttcttgaacaagaaaccatcaaacttggaatagggagtagaagacctatccctaatccacctctccctttcccattcttcgcaatctagaaagattttagCAAAGacgggtcctcgggatacaatgtcttcaagctttcaaaacccatcaatttggaagacaaggtattaatcaaaacatgtttccttgatagggcatccaccactacattctcctttccctttttgtattggattacataagggaaggtttcaaggaattcaacccatttggcatgccttttgttcaacttaccttgggccttaagatgctttaaggactcatggtcggtccgaattacaaactctttaggccacaagtagtgttgccaatttcccaaagcacgaatcaaggcatacaactcaagatcataggtagtgtaATTTAAGgtcgctcccttgagtttttcactaaaataggctatgggcttttggtcttgcattaaaacggctccaatacccactttgcttgcatcacattcaatctcaaatattttgtcaaagtcgggtaattgcaacaatggtgcggagctaagcatttgtttcaaagtttcaaaggcattagcttgctccacaccccaagaaaaaggtttgtcctttcggattacctcggtcaaaggagcggctatggtactaaatcctttaacaaaacgcctatagaaactagccaagccatgaaagcttcttacatctccaatggattttggagtgggccaatttcttatggcttctattttggattcatcaacctcaaccccccttgagctcacgacaaatcccaagaaaacaacttcatccacacaaaaggaacatttatcaacattggcataaagttgttcttgtctaagcacttcaaacacacatttcaaatgactaacatgctcatccatggttttgctatacaccaaaatatcatcaaaataaacaaccacgaatttgccaataaaaggtttcatcacatgattcatcaatcgcatgaaagtactaggagcgttagtgagaccaaaaggcatcaccaaccattcatatagaccaaacttggtcttgaatgcggttttccactcatctccgggtttcatccggatttgatgatacccactcctaagatctaccttagagaatatgcatgaaccattcaactcatcaagcatgtcatcaagacggggtatgggatggcgatactttaccgttatcttgttgatggcccgacaatcaacacacatgcgccatgatctatctttctttggcaccaagatcacgggcacggcacaaggactcatgctttctctcacaactcccttttcaaggagctcatccacttgcctttgaagctccttagtgtcatccggatTGGCTCTATAAGCTGGCTTGTTTGGTaattgagaccccggaacaaagtcaatttggtgttcaattcccctcaagggtggtaacccctttgggagttccgttgggaacacatcatcaaattcctgcaaaagagaaaaaatagagctaggaaaagaagggaacgttcattagtgtgcaatgcatagtccctatgcatgaggagaatcaccggttgacgctcccccaattcctccctaatttccccacaattcgccaaaagcgacaccttagtttttcctctaagctctcctttctttccactcaactcttgagaactactctcctctactccctcgtcccccacattcttcttttgcaatgcaccatgtcccttctcctttaactccctcattttgttatagatctcacccacttgggagggggtcatgggattcaagacatgtttggcaccattgtggccaaggttgtattggttagttctcccattatggttgacggacctatcatattgccatggtcggccaagtagaagatgacacgcttgcatgggaacaacatcacacaacacctcatcatgatacttcccaaccgcgaatttgatgatagctcgcctagtcaccttcaattcaccacattcattgagccattgaagtttgtaagggttttcatggcgggtggtgggaagtttcaagaaatcaacaagggtggtactagcaacattggcacaactcccactatcaatgatcatgatgctagtgttttggttaatgatgcacttggaatggaagagattttcccgttgacttgggtcatccattgctttacttatcatggttcgtcgcaccacatatagaggtacaataggctcatcatcaccttcaacaccatccccttcactatcatgatgttcatcctcatgattgccctcttcatccccttcctcgcattcttcctcatcctcactataagtgtctttcaaaataaactctctacgattagggcactcacttgctctatgaccgaatccatgacatttaaagcattgaataggagttttcgtaccttcttcttttggagcaaacttcggaggttgcttgtcaacttgcttctcaacttgagaattcttcacaaatggtttcttggcttcttgcatggggcccttattcttttgccaattggaggagaaagctccccgttctttgttatggttccatgaactcacatagccccttgatttattgattttgtcctctttgagaccctcctctatttcaatagccgcttgaagggtttcttcaatgctcccatagttgtggagtctcatttgggagacaatgtcaccatttaacccggctcggaaccgagtcatagcatttaactcatcctcgtcaaagtcgattctcatcttgacaatttgaaactcgtcatagtattcttccacactctttttgttttgccttaaggtatacaccttcttgagttgttcttgtttgtagcgttcggtgacatacttacgccgcatggcctccttcaattcatcccaagtaggtgttggcgggagtccaataattcttcttgcttttacttgagtttcccaccatgtggaggcatacccctcgaattgagcaatggcgtaagaagcctttttcacctcggacatgtcattcgtcaagaagattctatcacaatgcatcacccaatcaaggaatgtatcgggatcactacttcctttgaaggttgggagagtaaccttgatggaattgagactcgtgtctcgccctccgccataaccgtgattcctattaaaatctccatcgtcgtcataaccttgatggtcacgactttggtacccttcacgagcttggtaccctctttgcctacccatgtgagggttaggaccatgccttccaccccttcctcgataacctccttgtgcttgccctcgtggcctccaaccttggtcaccataatgttcgtgctcaagtagagcttcctctatctcttcctcatttggttgttggatgtttggacggttttggggtggcattggtgcatttgggcgagggtcatttaggggtgggtcatttggatgtgggtcatttggaacttgatcttgttggagtgggttgttccgttggcctatgggaatgttgtttggtggggtgagagtcgtgttttgaggagcgttttggggagtggggttatatagatgatggaaggtgccgggtgacactgtaggtgaagtgcttcgagtagctccacttgtgccaccttggtattgcacttgaggcgaatatgagacctccctactacctccttcaattgcttccaccctacttcccaagttttccattcgaccacccatgttttccattcgaccacccatactatccactttatcgttcaaggcttgtaaggctctcattacatcaactagtgtgagttccccggtgggaactcgagtttcatcctctgtagccatggtacctattaagacactcaacaaagcaagcaaacacgttagattagtaaaatcaactcacaatcgcacaagtatgcgcacctttgattgcctcacaaattgcttccgccaaagattgtgtgcttgtcaatgttgactagtcacaagggttcaaattctactcttggtcggaataggtTCTTGTTATCAAAAGAACGAGGACGACTcaataaaacaaacgcacttgagccaagaaatgaacaacgaagtaaaaagagaaaagcatgaaagaattggcacgaaagaaatgcggacacaagaactagcaacacaaataggaacaactactaaatggctactagttaagagacacaagaaaaaaaaaatggaatttcaaAAATcgagaaaataactaaaatttcgggcccgggtaggtgataacttgaaaacatgaCCGGGAaaccccaattgatccaaggtatcaatttgaaataatgaaattttttaaatttctatacttttttttttttgttccctaccaaaggattagggacacaagatcatcaactaaggatcaagaaatttttcaGAATTGGAAGAGGGATcaaaatgaaatttggacttgaaaaagGTACCTGGAGTTTATGATTTGAGCtggacaaaatacggtccgtattgtggtttacggaccgtc
Encoded here:
- the LOC132640843 gene encoding uncharacterized protein LOC132640843 encodes the protein MISKAMDDPSQRENLFHSKCIINQNTSIMIIDSGSCANVASTTLVDFLKLPTTRHENPYKLQWLNECGELKVTRRAIIKFAVGKYHDEVLCDVVPMQACHLLLGRPWQYDRSVNHNGRTNQYNLGHNGAKHVLNPMTPSQVGEIYNKMRELKEKGHGALQKKNVGDEGVEESSSQELSGKKGELRGKTKVSLLANCGEIREELGERQPVILLMHR